A window of Variovorax paradoxus genomic DNA:
AACGCCCGCCAAGCCCAAGAGCTGGCTCGATCCGTTGCTCGAATGGGTCGGCATCTTCGTTGCGGCTGGCGCCGGCCTGGGTACTTACTGGTACACGCGGTCGGTGTGGCTGACGCTGCCGGCCTTTCTTTGCGCGGCGGTGGTGGTGGGCTTCGGCATCGCGAAGCTGCGCGGGCCGCGATCCTGAACTGCAAGGGAGCCACGAACAGATGATGAAGTTCGATCCGTTGCCAACGCAATGCCTCGTGGACCAATCGCTGGAGATCCGCGTTCGAGGCGCCGTGCCCGGCGAGGCGGTCGTCCTGAAGCTCGGCAATCGCTTCAAGGACACGGTGTTCCTCTCCGAAGCCACCTTCGAGGCGGACGCCTCCGGCGTGATCGACCTTCTCGCGCAGGCGCCGATCTCGGGCTCGTATGGCAACGTGGATGCAATGGGACTGTTCTGGTCCCGCGTACCGATCACCGGTGAGCGTGCCGCAGCGGTGCCGGGCCTGAGCGACGACCCGCTCACCACTACGCTGACGGCCGAAAGCACGGATGGCCGGCATTCGATCTCCCATGCGATCCGGCGCGTGTACCTGGGCACCGGCGTGACTTCGCGGGCAGTCGACGCCAACGGACTCGTGGGCAAGTTGTTCGAGCCGCCGGGTGCGGGCCCGCACCCGGCGTTGCTGGTACTGGGAGGTTCAGGCGGCGGCATCGAGTAGTCGCACGAGATGGCCGCGCTGATGGCATCCCACGGCTATGTGACCTTGGCATTGGCCTACTTCGCGGCCGAGGGTTTGCCACCCACGCTGGATCGCATCCCCCTCGAATACTTCGGCACCGCGCTGCAGTGGCTGGCGACTCAGCCGGGAGTTATGGCAGATCGTATCGGCGTGATCGGCGTCTCGCGCGGCGGCGAACTGGCGTTGCTGCTCGGCGCGAACCATCCGGTCATCCGCGCTGTCGTCGCGTATGTGCCCAGCGGCATCGTGCATGGCGCGTACCCGGAGAACGGCTTCAGCGCCTGGACGCTGGGCGGCAAGGAGCTGCCGTTTTCCGGCAGCTATTCCGCAGAGGAACGGACCGGCATCGCGGTGGAAAGAATCAATGGCCCGGTACTGATGATCTCCGGCCTCGACGACCAGTTGTGGCCATCGACAGAACTGACGGAATTCGCCGTCCGGCGCTTTCAACGGAACAACTTCCGCCACCGCGCCGAACACCTGCGCTACGAGAACGCAGGCCACAGCATCGGCTGGCCCAACGGGCCGACGACCACGCTGAATTTCAGGCATCCCGTGTCCGGGGAAGAAATGATCGCGGGCGGCACGCCTGAAGGAACGGCTTGGGCGCGAAGCGACTCGTGGGCACGGATGCTCGAGTTCGTTCGAAGCGCACTCATCGACGCACCAGCGCCCTGAACCTCGTGCAACCATATGGCACGATCCAGCCATGCACGAGCCCTCCCGCCGAATCCCCTACCGCACCTGGCCCGGCGCGCTCGCGGTTCTTCTCGCCATTGCCGCCTACGTCGGCGGCCTGACCTTCTGGGATCGCCACACCCCCGGCGCCCGGCCGCTGGCCGCGGGGGAAACCATCGACGCAGGCCAGGCGCGCTTCGTGCCGGCCGATGGATGGCAGATGGACGTCGCGCGCTCCAAGGCCGGCCGGTCGCTGATGCTGCTCAAGGGCGGCCATAAGTTCCTGGTGACGACGGAGCCCTGGGCGGGCGGTCCCGACGGGCCCCTGGTGCGGCAGCAGCGGCTCATGGAGCGCGGCCAGGGACTGACCATCGACGGCGACGTGTCCGACTTCGTGACCTCCTGGGGCCTGCAGGGCAAGACTTTCGCCTACTACGGCTCCAAGCTCGCGGGCCGTTTCTGGCAGGTGGTCGACCTGCGGCGCAAGTCGCTCGTGCAGATCGACTTCTACGGCCCGAACGACGGCCTCGACGATGCGTTGGCGGATGCCCGTGCCATGCTGGACTCGATGGACCTGGAAGCACCAAAGGAATGAGCATCAACGCCCCGATCTTCGACAAGGACCAGGCCGCATGGCCGGTCGGCACCGACTCTTTCTTCCAGCCGCAGCGCGCGGCGTTCTGGGTGTTGGCGGCGCTGATCGTCAACGGCCTGTTCTACACGGTGAGCATGTTCTCGATGGGTTTCCGCGTGGTGCCCGTCACGGCCTTCCTGGGGCTGCTGGTGTGGGGGCTCTACACGCTGCTTTTCCTGGCGGCCTTTCGCACGCTGGACCTGCTCGAGCAGCACCCGCCGGAGGCGTTCATCCTGGCCTTCGCGTGGGGCGGCATGGGCGCGGTCTACTTCGCGGCGCCGGCCAACATCGCGATCCAGAGCCTGTGCGCCAAGCTCATATCGCCCGACTTCGTGGCGGTGTGGGGGCCGGCCATCGCCGGGCCGATCACGGAAGAGTTCCTGAAGATCGCGGGCGTCATCCTGCTGGTGCTGGTCGCGCGCAACCAGTTCCAGACTTACCTCTCGGTGCTCATCGTCGGCGCGCTGGCGGGGCTGGGCTTCCAGGTGATCGAGAACCTGAGCTACACCGTCAACGCCTCCATGCACTTTCCGCTGGAGAACCAGGTCTATCCGGTGTTCCTCAACCTGCTCACCCGCGGGCTCATGAGCGGGCTGTGGAGCCATGCGGCCTACACCACCATCGCGTCCTTCGGCATCGCCTGGTTCCTGCTGCACCCCGAACGGCCGATGGTGGTGCGGGTGGCGGCGGCGCTGCTGGCCTTCGCGCTTGCGTGGGCAATGCACTTCATCTGGAACTCGCCGTTCCTGGAAGACCTGTTCGACAACGGCTACGGCGAAATGGCCGTGCTGCTGTTCGTCAAAGGCATCCCCGTGATGATTGCGGCCGGTTTGATCTGGCATGTGGCCGCGCGCGAGAACGGCACCTACCTGCATGCGCTCGCGGCCGTCTTCGTGCCCGAGCGCGAACTGATCAGCGACGACGAATGGGTGCGGCTGGGCGCGCCCATGCAACGCTACAAGGTGCGCCGCGAGATGGGCTGGACCTACGGCTGGCGCGCCAGGCGGCTCAAGACGAGGCTGCAGCGCGAACAGCTGCGGCTCATCCGCAAGGCCGGCACCTACGGCCGGGGGCCGCAGACGCTGCGCCATGAAATCGCCATCAGGCAGCTGCGCGCGGAACTCGATCCGCTGATCCAGCCGCGTCAGGCCTGACGAAGGCTCAGCCCGCGTCCTTCAGGGCCTTCTTCGCCTTCTCGGCCGAATTCTTCGAACGGTTCTTGTGATAGCCCGACTTGACGTTGTTCACGGCCTTGCCCACCGGGCCGCTCTTCTTGGCGTCGCTGTCCGCGCGCTTCTCGTCGATCTTGTGCTTGGCGGCATCGGTCGCGTCCGATGCGGCCTTGCCGATCTGGGCGTTGGCGGTGCCGGCGGCGAGCAAGGTGAGCGATGCGGCAAGCGCGATCATGATTTTTCTGGTCATCGGGTGATCCTCCAAATTTGGTAGTCGAGCCTCGATGCTCGCATCGCGGGCAGCGCCCGCGTGTCAGCCGCCACCCCGCATGCCTGGGGGCCGCCATCGGACATTTCCGGCAACGCCTTCGGGCAACCCCGCGTCTCGCAAACCCGCAGGGCGCGCTCATTGCACGGCCACTGGCAGGCCGTCGCCCTATCATGAAGCCGCCATCCGCCCCCTCAAAGAACAAGTGACAGACCTGGAGCGAGACAACAGCCTGCCGGACATGCCCTTCCACACCATCGTGGAGCAGATGGTCGCGGGCATCTATGTCATTCAGGACGACTGCTTCGTCTACTGCAACGCCACCTGGGCCGCCATTGCGGGCTACACGGTGCAGGAAGCCACAGGCATGTCGCTCGCGCAGATCGTGCCGCCCGACTTCCTGGAAGTGGTGCGCTCGCGCATCCGCGCCCGTCTGGCGGAGCAGCCGCCCAGCATGCACTTCATCACGCGCGGACTGCACCGCGACGGCAGCGTGCGGCTGGTGGAGGTGCACGGCACGCGCATCACCTATCGCGGCCGGCCCGCGGTGATGGGCGTCGGCGTGGACGTGACCGACCGCGTGCGCAACGAGGAAGAGCTCAAGCGCTCGCGCGAGCAGCTGCAGGCGCTGGCCGCCTACACCGCCAACAAGCTGGAAGAACAGCGCCTGGCGATGGCGCGCGACGTGCACGATGTGCTCGGCGGCATGCTGACCTCCATCAAGATGGACGCCACACGCATCCAGCGCCGCGCAGAAAACCCCGAGATGCAGTCGCTCACCCGGGACTTGATCGCGCTCACGCAGCAGACCATCGACACGGTCAAGCAGATCTCCGAGGCGCTGCGCCCCAGCGCGCTCGACCACCTCGACCTGTCGGTGGCGCTGGCGAACGAGCTGCACGCCTTCACGCGCCGCTCCGGCGTGCCGCATGCGCTCGACACCGGCACCGCCACGCCGCGGCTGCTGCCGCGCCACACCACGGCCGTCTACCGCATCTTCCAGGAAGGCCTGACCAACGTGTCGCGCCATTCGAAGGCCTCGCACGTGGGCGTGACGCTGCGCGTGGAAGGCGCCCAGCTGGTGCTGGAGCTGCACGACGACGGCTGCGGCTTCGACACCCGCACGCCCGGCGGCAGCGCGCTGGGCCTGCTGAGCATGCGCGAGCGGGCAAGAGAGATCGGCGGCGAGCTGCGCATCGAATCGGCACCGGGCCGGGGCACGCGCCTCGCGCTGCGCGCCCCGCTGCTCTGAGGAAGAAAGAGGCGCACCGGTGATCGACATCCTCATGGTCGACGACCACACCATCTTCCGCTCCGGGCTGCAGCGCCTGCTGCTGGACGAAACCGACATCCGCACCACCGGCGAGGCAGCCAACGGCGCCGAGGCGCTGGCCCAGGTGCGCCAGCGCCGCTTCGACGTGGTGCTGCTGGACATCAACATGGAGGGCCGCAACGGGCTGGAAGTGCTGGCGTCGATCCGCGCGGCGCAGCCTTCACTGCCGGTGCTGATGCTGTCGATGTACGCGGAGGAGCAGTACGCGCTGGTCGCCATCCAGGGCGGCGCGCGGGGCTACATTGCCAAGGACGCCGAGCCCGCCGAACTGGTGCGCGCCATCCGCCGCGTGGCGGCCGGCGGCCAGTACCTGAGCGCTCGCGCCGCGCCGCTGGTCAGCGGCCAGCTCGAGGGCCGCGACGAACGCCCGGCCCATCAGCGCCTCACGGTGCGCGAGCACCAGATCATGCTGATGATGCTCAAGGGCATGTCGCTCACAGTGATCGGCGAAGAGATGCTGATCAGCGTGAAGACCGTGAGTACGCACCGCACCAACATCCTCGAGAAGCTGGGCGTGGCCAGCACCGCCGAGCTGGTCCTCTACGCGGTGCGCCACGGCATCATCCAGTAGCGGGGTCTGCTTCAGCGCGGCCCGCTGCGCAGCGGGTCGACCGAATCGGGCAGCGCGTTGAAATCCAGCTGCTGGAAAAGAAAGTCGCGTTGCTGCGGCGACAGCAGCGAATAGCGGGGCCAGAAGAACAGGTAGTCGTCGGGCGACATGTACGACTGGTTGTCGAAGATCATCCGCTTGTTGCACAGCAGGCAGACGAAGTTGGTCCAACCCGTCCACGGCGCCTTGCCGTCGAACAGCCGCGTGGGCGCGCCATAGCGCGCGAAGCTGGCCGTGTAGTCGATGAACTTGTCCGACAGTGCCTTGCGGCTGGAGGCGTTGGCCGTGCTCCATGCAAAGCGCGAGAAGTTCGGCTGGTCGGTCACGAAATTGCCGAACAGCGCCGCCACGTCGATCGCATGGAACGCACCGAAGGTGTCCTTCCAGGGCTGGGGCGTGTCGTCCCAGTTGTAGTTGTAGCGGTAGATGTCGCCGTTCTGCAGCCGCAGCACGCGGATGACGTTGTCGATCACGTTGTCCAGCGCATAGGTCAGCGCCTCGTGAGTCTGCGTGTAGATGGGGCGGAACTCGGGCTTGATGAGCTGGTTGAAGGTCACGGTGCCCGGTGCCGCGTAGTTGGCGAGGTTCCAGAACTCCTGCTGCGTCGGCTGGCCCATGCCGAACAGGAAGGCGAAGTACGAGCCCTCGTCGTGCGTCGAGCCGATCATGATCGGCATCTTGTTGTAGTCGCCCAGCAGCAGGCCCGGCAGGCCGCTCGCGCGAATCACCGTGCCGTCGGTGAAGTGGCCGGGCACCACCGGGCTGGGCGTGAACTTCATGATCTGCGCCGCCGTGGCGTTGCGCAGCAGCGCGGCGATGTCGCCCTGGCTCATAGACGCGCGCTGCGCCGTGGCCTGTGCGATGGTCGATGCGCGGCCGGTGTCGACCAGCAGACTGTCGATCAGCGACTCGGCCGCCAGCGTGCCCACCACCGGCGGATAGGCATTGGGAATGCCCGACATGCACAGCGCGCGGTGGAACTTGCCCGCCGCCAGCGGCGACTGCAGCAGGCCCCAGGTGTTGATGCAGCCTGCCGACTGGCCCGCCACCGTCACCTGCCCGGGGTTGCCGCCGAAGGCGCCGGCATTGGCCTTGACCCAGTCGAGCGCGCGCACCAGGTCCAGCGTGGTGAAGTTGCCCGAGTCGTCGAGCGCGTTGCCGGTCTTCAGCGCCGGATGGTTGAGCCAGCCCAGCATGCCCATGCGGTACTGCACCGTCACCACCACCATGTTGGCCTTCTGCGCGAGGTAGGCGCCGTCGTAGCTGGGGTCGCGCGCCGTGCCCTTGGTGTTGCTGCCGCCGTGGATCCAGAAGAACACCGGCAGGTTGTCGGCGCTGGAGTTGGGGCGCCACACGTTCAGGTAGAGGCAGTCTTCGCTGCCCACGGGCTGGCCGAAAGTGGCGGGGTCGGGCTCGCCGAAGGGGTTGCCGACCTGCGCGCACATGCCGGCCAGCGTGGTGGCAGCGCGCGAGCCACTCCAGGGCACGGGCGGCTGGGGCGCGCGCCACCGGAGGTTGCCCACCGGCGGCTGCGCGAAGGGAATGCCGAGGAAGGCATGCGTGTTGTTGGCCGCAGCCTTGCCGTAGATCTGGCCGGCATCCAGCGTGCGCGTGAGGCTCTGGTTGTAGGCCGCCAGCGCGGGTGCTGCGATGGCGCCGAGCGCGCAGAGCGCGGACAAGGCCGCCATGCGAAGCAGGCGGAACAGCGAAAACTGCCGATGATTCATGTTGTCGTCTCCTGGTGGATGCAGCAGGCTCTGGCGGCCCGGGTCGTCGCAGGATTCTGAAGACCGCGAGGCTTCGGCGGGCTCGGTGTCATCGCAGGTGCCCGGGAAGAATTGTCCGATTGACATCGGGGCCGCGAAGGGCCATGCAAAGGGAAAAGGAAAAGCCCCTGAACTTCAGGCGGCGGCTAAAGTCCCAGGCTGAACAGCCTCCCCTGCACCCCATGCGCACCACCGCCGCGAGCGCCTTCTCCCTCTTCTTCTGCATTGCCGCACTCCTGTACGGCGCGGGCGTATCCGCCCAGTCGCTGAGCTGCGGCGGCATGCTCTCCGGCGTGGGCGACTCCAAGTTCTCTGTCGTGCAGAAATGCGGCGAGCCGGTGTCCAAGGAATTCGTCTGCGTGCCGCGCCCGCAGGTCGCCTGGGTGCTTTCGCCCTACCCCGGCGGCCCAGCGCAGCAGGTGCTTACGCAGCAATGCGTGCCGATGGAAGACTGGGTGTACAACCGCGGCCAGGGCAGCTTCCTGGGCATCGTGCGCTTCTACAACGGCACGGTGGAATCGGTGCGCGACGGCGACCGGGTGCGCTGAACACGGGAAGAATGAGCCCATGAAGATCGACATGAGAAACGAAGCGCCATCCGACGCGCACGCCATCGAGGCATTGACCGCCGCGGCCTTTCTGGAAGCGCCACACTCCAGCCATACCGAGCAATTCATCGTCAACGCGCTGCGGCGCGCGGGGCAACTGAGCGTTTCGCTGGTTGCGCAAGACGGCGATCGGATCGTCGGCCATGTCGCGGTGTCGCCCGTGCGCATTTCGGACGGCACGACCGGCTGGTACGGGCTGGGCCCGATCTCCGTGGCGCCGGCGCTCCAGGCAAAAGGCATCGGCTCGCGCCTCATGCACGAGGCATTGGCCGCGCTGCGCGGCATCGGTGCGGCCGGCTGCGTGGTGCTGGGCGATCCTGGCTACTACGGCCGCTTCGGCTTCGCGGCCACGCCGGCATTGGTGTATCCGGGTGTGCCGCCACAGTACTTCCAGGCGCTGTGCTTCAGCGGGCCGATGCCTGCCGGCACCGTCGCGTATCACGCGGCATTCGAGGCGCAGGACTGAGCGGCGTCGCCGCCGTTCAGGGCGGCAGCACCAGCGGCCCGCAATTCGCCTCGGTCACGAACACCGACACCAGCTTCGCGTGCCTCACCGGATCGGGGTTTTCGGCAAACAGGTGCAGCGTGCCGGGCGGCTCGAAGAAGGTCTCGCCGCTTCGGTAGTCGCCGGGCGGCGTGCCGGCCAGTTGCGAACGCACCCTGCCTTCGAGAATGATCGCGGTCACAGAACCCGGATGTCGGTGGGCCGGCGAATAGGCCATCGGCGGGAAGTCGACGATGGCCGTGGTGACGGACTTGCCGGGCACATGCGGCAGCGCCTCGCACGAGATCACCTTCACCGAAGTCCTCGGCCGCGCGGCCGCGCCCGAACCCTCGACTGGCGGTGCCGAGGCGAACATCGGCCGGCTCACCGTGCTGCAGATGTCGTCGATGAACCGGGCGGCCGACTGCCTGCCCGCGTGCGGCAGCAGCGCCCAGCCCGCCGCGGCGACGGCCAGCGCGCCGAAGCCGAGGGCCGCGCTGTGCCGCCGCAGCAAAGGCGACATCGCATTCATCGCACTGCCTCTTGCGGCAGCCGTGCATCCGCGCGCCAGCCCAGCGCCCGCTTCGCCTTCTCGCTGCTGACTTCGTCGCAGTCCTCCGCAACGTTGAAGACACCGCCTTCCGAACGTTGCAATGCCAGCAGCGCCGCCACGGCCGCAGCCTCGACATGCAGCGGGCTCGCGCCCTTGGGCTCGGCGGTCGAGGTGCCCGGTCCGTAGAGCTGGCCGTAGCGCAGCACCGTGGCCGTCATGCCCCGCGCGCCCAGCACTGCCTGCTCCAGCGCGGCGACGCCGTCGACGCTGACGCGGCGCGCGTCCTCCGCGTCCAGGTCGAGCGGCATGTCTTCGGTGAAGGGTTTCGCGCCGGGCGCATAGGCCCAGGCGATGCTTTGTGCCACCAGCCGCCTTGCACCCGCCGCCGTCGCGGCGGCCACGAGGTTGCGCGTGCCTTCGGTGCGCACCCGCGCATTGAGCACGGCGGCCTCGGCCATGCGCTTCGGGTCGAGGTCTTTCGGCAGATCGGTGAGCTGGTGGACCACGCCCCAGGGCGCGATGCGCACGAGCGCCGCATTCAAGGCCGCCGCGTCGAACACGTCGACGACGACCGGATGCACACCCCGCGCCTCCAGCTCTGCGGCCCGGCCGGCC
This region includes:
- a CDS encoding acyl-CoA thioesterase/BAAT N-terminal domain-containing protein, which encodes MMKFDPLPTQCLVDQSLEIRVRGAVPGEAVVLKLGNRFKDTVFLSEATFEADASGVIDLLAQAPISGSYGNVDAMGLFWSRVPITGERAAAVPGLSDDPLTTTLTAESTDGRHSISHAIRRVYLGTGVTSRAVDANGLVGKLFEPPGAGPHPALLVLGGSGGGIE
- a CDS encoding acyl-CoA thioester hydrolase/BAAT C-terminal domain-containing protein, with protein sequence MAALMASHGYVTLALAYFAAEGLPPTLDRIPLEYFGTALQWLATQPGVMADRIGVIGVSRGGELALLLGANHPVIRAVVAYVPSGIVHGAYPENGFSAWTLGGKELPFSGSYSAEERTGIAVERINGPVLMISGLDDQLWPSTELTEFAVRRFQRNNFRHRAEHLRYENAGHSIGWPNGPTTTLNFRHPVSGEEMIAGGTPEGTAWARSDSWARMLEFVRSALIDAPAP
- a CDS encoding PrsW family intramembrane metalloprotease; this encodes MSINAPIFDKDQAAWPVGTDSFFQPQRAAFWVLAALIVNGLFYTVSMFSMGFRVVPVTAFLGLLVWGLYTLLFLAAFRTLDLLEQHPPEAFILAFAWGGMGAVYFAAPANIAIQSLCAKLISPDFVAVWGPAIAGPITEEFLKIAGVILLVLVARNQFQTYLSVLIVGALAGLGFQVIENLSYTVNASMHFPLENQVYPVFLNLLTRGLMSGLWSHAAYTTIASFGIAWFLLHPERPMVVRVAAALLAFALAWAMHFIWNSPFLEDLFDNGYGEMAVLLFVKGIPVMIAAGLIWHVAARENGTYLHALAAVFVPERELISDDEWVRLGAPMQRYKVRREMGWTYGWRARRLKTRLQREQLRLIRKAGTYGRGPQTLRHEIAIRQLRAELDPLIQPRQA
- a CDS encoding PAS domain-containing sensor histidine kinase produces the protein MTDLERDNSLPDMPFHTIVEQMVAGIYVIQDDCFVYCNATWAAIAGYTVQEATGMSLAQIVPPDFLEVVRSRIRARLAEQPPSMHFITRGLHRDGSVRLVEVHGTRITYRGRPAVMGVGVDVTDRVRNEEELKRSREQLQALAAYTANKLEEQRLAMARDVHDVLGGMLTSIKMDATRIQRRAENPEMQSLTRDLIALTQQTIDTVKQISEALRPSALDHLDLSVALANELHAFTRRSGVPHALDTGTATPRLLPRHTTAVYRIFQEGLTNVSRHSKASHVGVTLRVEGAQLVLELHDDGCGFDTRTPGGSALGLLSMRERAREIGGELRIESAPGRGTRLALRAPLL
- a CDS encoding response regulator, coding for MIDILMVDDHTIFRSGLQRLLLDETDIRTTGEAANGAEALAQVRQRRFDVVLLDINMEGRNGLEVLASIRAAQPSLPVLMLSMYAEEQYALVAIQGGARGYIAKDAEPAELVRAIRRVAAGGQYLSARAAPLVSGQLEGRDERPAHQRLTVREHQIMLMMLKGMSLTVIGEEMLISVKTVSTHRTNILEKLGVASTAELVLYAVRHGIIQ
- a CDS encoding carboxylesterase/lipase family protein encodes the protein MNHRQFSLFRLLRMAALSALCALGAIAAPALAAYNQSLTRTLDAGQIYGKAAANNTHAFLGIPFAQPPVGNLRWRAPQPPVPWSGSRAATTLAGMCAQVGNPFGEPDPATFGQPVGSEDCLYLNVWRPNSSADNLPVFFWIHGGSNTKGTARDPSYDGAYLAQKANMVVVTVQYRMGMLGWLNHPALKTGNALDDSGNFTTLDLVRALDWVKANAGAFGGNPGQVTVAGQSAGCINTWGLLQSPLAAGKFHRALCMSGIPNAYPPVVGTLAAESLIDSLLVDTGRASTIAQATAQRASMSQGDIAALLRNATAAQIMKFTPSPVVPGHFTDGTVIRASGLPGLLLGDYNKMPIMIGSTHDEGSYFAFLFGMGQPTQQEFWNLANYAAPGTVTFNQLIKPEFRPIYTQTHEALTYALDNVIDNVIRVLRLQNGDIYRYNYNWDDTPQPWKDTFGAFHAIDVAALFGNFVTDQPNFSRFAWSTANASSRKALSDKFIDYTASFARYGAPTRLFDGKAPWTGWTNFVCLLCNKRMIFDNQSYMSPDDYLFFWPRYSLLSPQQRDFLFQQLDFNALPDSVDPLRSGPR
- a CDS encoding DUF2845 domain-containing protein; protein product: MRTTAASAFSLFFCIAALLYGAGVSAQSLSCGGMLSGVGDSKFSVVQKCGEPVSKEFVCVPRPQVAWVLSPYPGGPAQQVLTQQCVPMEDWVYNRGQGSFLGIVRFYNGTVESVRDGDRVR
- a CDS encoding GNAT family N-acetyltransferase, whose product is MKIDMRNEAPSDAHAIEALTAAAFLEAPHSSHTEQFIVNALRRAGQLSVSLVAQDGDRIVGHVAVSPVRISDGTTGWYGLGPISVAPALQAKGIGSRLMHEALAALRGIGAAGCVVLGDPGYYGRFGFAATPALVYPGVPPQYFQALCFSGPMPAGTVAYHAAFEAQD
- a CDS encoding cupin domain-containing protein, coding for MNAMSPLLRRHSAALGFGALAVAAAGWALLPHAGRQSAARFIDDICSTVSRPMFASAPPVEGSGAAARPRTSVKVISCEALPHVPGKSVTTAIVDFPPMAYSPAHRHPGSVTAIILEGRVRSQLAGTPPGDYRSGETFFEPPGTLHLFAENPDPVRHAKLVSVFVTEANCGPLVLPP
- a CDS encoding NAD-dependent epimerase/dehydratase family protein; amino-acid sequence: MSEKVFLAGATGAVGSALIPLLRNAGYAVYGSTRRAGRAAELEARGVHPVVVDVFDAAALNAALVRIAPWGVVHQLTDLPKDLDPKRMAEAAVLNARVRTEGTRNLVAAATAAGARRLVAQSIAWAYAPGAKPFTEDMPLDLDAEDARRVSVDGVAALEQAVLGARGMTATVLRYGQLYGPGTSTAEPKGASPLHVEAAAVAALLALQRSEGGVFNVAEDCDEVSSEKAKRALGWRADARLPQEAVR